In Kitasatospora gansuensis, a genomic segment contains:
- a CDS encoding pyridoxal phosphate-dependent aminotransferase, translated as MSAPTPRPADRRVSARVGAIAESATLAVDAKAKALKAAGRPVIGFGAGEPDFPTPGYIVDAAVAACQDPKNHRYTPAGGLPELKAAIAAKTLRDSGYQVDASQVLVTNGGKQAIYEAFAAILDPADEVIIPAPYWTTYPEAVKLAGGVPVEVVADETTGYKVSVEQLEAARTENTKVVLFVSPSNPTGSVYTEAEAEAIGRWALEHGLWVLTDEIYEHLVYGDATFTSLPALLPELADKCIVVNGVAKTYAMTGWRVGWMIGPKDVVNAAANLQSHATSNVSNVAQRAALAAVSGDLAAVDEMKTAFDRRRQTIVRMLNEIDGVFCPEPEGAFYVYPAVKDLLGKEIRGKRPATSAELATLILDEAEVAVVPGEAFGTPGYLRLSYALGDADLAEGIGRMQKLLGEARA; from the coding sequence ATGAGCGCTCCCACCCCCCGCCCCGCAGACCGCCGCGTCTCCGCCCGTGTCGGTGCCATCGCCGAGTCCGCCACCCTCGCGGTGGACGCCAAGGCGAAGGCCCTCAAGGCGGCCGGCCGCCCCGTGATCGGCTTCGGCGCCGGTGAGCCGGACTTCCCGACCCCCGGCTACATCGTCGACGCCGCCGTCGCCGCCTGCCAGGACCCGAAGAACCACCGCTACACCCCGGCCGGCGGCCTGCCGGAGCTGAAGGCCGCGATCGCCGCGAAGACCCTGCGCGACTCCGGCTACCAGGTGGACGCCTCCCAGGTGCTGGTCACCAACGGTGGCAAGCAGGCCATCTACGAGGCCTTCGCCGCGATCCTGGACCCGGCCGACGAGGTGATCATCCCGGCGCCGTACTGGACCACCTACCCGGAGGCCGTGAAGCTGGCCGGCGGTGTCCCGGTCGAGGTGGTCGCGGACGAGACCACCGGCTACAAGGTCTCGGTCGAGCAGCTGGAGGCCGCCCGCACCGAGAACACCAAGGTGGTGCTCTTCGTCTCGCCGTCCAACCCGACCGGCTCGGTCTACACCGAGGCCGAGGCCGAGGCGATCGGCCGCTGGGCGCTGGAGCACGGCCTCTGGGTGCTCACCGACGAGATCTACGAGCACCTGGTCTACGGCGACGCCACCTTCACCTCGCTGCCCGCGCTGCTGCCCGAGCTGGCCGACAAGTGCATCGTGGTCAACGGCGTGGCCAAGACCTACGCGATGACCGGCTGGCGGGTCGGCTGGATGATCGGCCCGAAGGACGTGGTGAACGCGGCCGCCAACCTGCAGTCGCACGCCACCTCCAACGTCTCCAACGTGGCGCAGCGCGCCGCGCTGGCCGCCGTCTCCGGTGACCTGGCCGCGGTGGACGAGATGAAGACCGCCTTCGACCGCCGCCGGCAGACCATCGTGCGGATGCTGAACGAGATCGACGGCGTGTTCTGCCCCGAGCCCGAGGGCGCGTTCTACGTCTACCCCGCGGTCAAGGACCTGCTGGGCAAGGAGATCCGCGGCAAGCGCCCGGCGACCTCCGCCGAGCTGGCCACCCTGATCCTGGACGAGGCCGAGGTCGCGGTCGTGCCCGGCGAGGCCTTCGGCACTCCCGGCTACCTGCGGCTCTCGTACGCGCTCGGCGACGCCGACCTGGCCGAGGGCATCGGCCGGATGCAGAAGCTGCTGGGCGAGGCCCGCGCCTGA
- a CDS encoding adenosine deaminase, translating into MERQRDVRSLPKAHLHLHFTGSMRPATLLELADKHRVRLPEALSSGEPPKLRATDERGWFRFQRLYDTARSVLRDESDIRRLVLETAQDEATDGSRWLEIQVDPTSYAPRLGGLIPALELILDAVREASAATGVGIRVLVAANRMKSPMDARTLARLAVRYADQGVVGFGLSNDERRGLARDFDRAFAIARNGGLLAAPHGGELSGPESVRDCLDDLGAGRIGHGVRAAEDPRLMQRLADRQITCEVCPSSNVSLGVYERAEEVPLRKLFEAGVPMALGADDPLLFGSRLAAQYELVRDVHGFSDAELAELARQSVRATRAPEDVRKQLLADIDGWLNG; encoded by the coding sequence ATGGAACGCCAGCGTGATGTCCGGAGCCTGCCGAAGGCCCACCTGCACCTGCACTTCACCGGTTCGATGCGGCCCGCCACCCTGCTGGAGCTGGCCGACAAGCACCGGGTCCGGCTGCCCGAGGCGCTCAGCTCCGGCGAGCCGCCCAAGCTGCGGGCCACCGACGAGCGGGGCTGGTTCCGGTTCCAGCGGCTGTACGACACCGCGCGGTCGGTGCTGCGGGACGAGTCCGACATCCGGCGCCTGGTGCTGGAGACCGCCCAGGACGAGGCCACCGACGGCTCCCGCTGGCTGGAGATCCAGGTCGACCCCACCTCGTACGCGCCCCGGCTCGGCGGGCTGATCCCCGCCCTGGAGCTGATCCTGGACGCCGTCCGGGAGGCCTCCGCCGCCACCGGCGTGGGGATCCGGGTGCTGGTCGCGGCCAACCGGATGAAGTCCCCGATGGACGCCCGGACGCTGGCCCGGCTCGCGGTCCGGTACGCCGATCAGGGCGTGGTCGGCTTCGGCCTCTCCAACGACGAACGGCGGGGCCTGGCCCGGGACTTCGACCGCGCCTTCGCGATCGCCCGGAACGGCGGGCTGCTGGCCGCCCCGCACGGCGGCGAGCTCTCCGGGCCCGAGTCGGTCCGGGACTGCCTGGACGATCTCGGCGCGGGCCGGATCGGCCACGGCGTCCGGGCCGCGGAGGACCCGCGGCTGATGCAGCGGCTGGCGGATCGTCAGATCACCTGCGAGGTCTGCCCGTCCTCCAACGTCTCGCTCGGGGTCTACGAGCGCGCGGAGGAGGTGCCGTTGCGGAAGCTGTTCGAGGCGGGCGTGCCGATGGCGCTCGGCGCCGACGACCCGCTGCTGTTCGGTTCCCGGCTGGCCGCGCAGTACGAGCTGGTCCGCGACGTGCACGGCTTCAGCGACGCCGAACTGGCCGAGCTCGCCCGGCAGTCCGTCCGCGCCACCCGCGCCCCGGAGGACGTCCGCAAGCAGCTCCTGGCGGACATCGACGGCTGGCTCAACGGCTGA
- the secE gene encoding preprotein translocase subunit SecE, with protein sequence MTETTGSTATPESGNPEGADGAETTSADVNDKVPSRRDRKRAQKAEGGDGEKKSGKRAKKSIFARTALFYRQIIAELRKVVWPTRSELTQYTTVVVVFVVVVMGLVASMDYGFSKLSLWVFG encoded by the coding sequence GTGACGGAGACCACGGGCTCCACCGCAACGCCTGAGAGCGGCAACCCCGAGGGTGCCGACGGCGCGGAGACGACGAGCGCCGACGTCAACGACAAGGTGCCCTCGCGCCGCGACCGCAAGCGTGCCCAGAAGGCCGAGGGCGGTGACGGCGAGAAGAAGTCCGGCAAGCGGGCCAAGAAGAGCATCTTCGCCCGGACGGCGCTGTTCTACCGTCAGATCATTGCCGAGCTCCGCAAGGTCGTCTGGCCGACCCGCAGCGAGCTGACCCAGTACACCACCGTCGTGGTGGTCTTCGTGGTCGTGGTCATGGGCCTGGTGGCCAGCATGGACTACGGCTTCTCCAAGCTCAGCCTGTGGGTGTTCGGCTGA
- the rplL gene encoding 50S ribosomal protein L7/L12 gives MAKLTQDELLAQFEELTLIELAAFVKAFEEKFDVTAAAAVVAGPAGPAVVAEAAEEQDEFDVILDSAGDKKIQVIKEVRALTSLGLKEAKDLVDGTPATVLEKVAKDAAEKAKAQLEGAGAKVTVK, from the coding sequence ATGGCGAAGCTGACCCAGGACGAGCTGCTCGCGCAGTTCGAGGAGCTCACCCTCATCGAGCTCGCTGCCTTCGTGAAGGCCTTCGAGGAGAAGTTCGACGTCACCGCGGCCGCCGCCGTCGTCGCCGGCCCGGCCGGCCCGGCCGTCGTCGCCGAGGCCGCTGAGGAGCAGGACGAGTTCGACGTCATCCTCGACTCGGCCGGCGACAAGAAGATCCAGGTCATCAAGGAGGTGCGCGCCCTCACCTCCCTCGGCCTGAAGGAGGCGAAGGACCTCGTTGACGGCACCCCCGCCACCGTCCTGGAGAAGGTTGCCAAGGACGCTGCCGAGAAGGCCAAGGCCCAGCTCGAGGGCGCCGGCGCCAAGGTCACCGTCAAGTGA
- the rplA gene encoding 50S ribosomal protein L1, producing the protein MKRSKALKAADAKVDRAKIYAPLEAIRLAKETSTAKFDATVEVAMRLGVDPRKADQMVRSTVILPHGTGKTARVLVFATGERAEAARAAGADIVGSDELIDEVAKGRLDFDAVVATPDLMGKVGRLGRVLGPRGLMPNPKTGTVTPDVAKAVNDIKGGKIEFRVDKHSNLHFIIGKASFTDEQLVENYGAALDEVLRAKPSAAKGRYIKKTAVSTTIGPGIQVDPNRTRNLLVEEDPAAV; encoded by the coding sequence GTGAAGCGCAGCAAGGCTCTCAAGGCCGCGGACGCCAAGGTCGACCGCGCCAAGATCTACGCTCCCCTCGAGGCCATCCGCCTCGCCAAGGAGACCTCCACCGCCAAGTTCGACGCGACCGTCGAGGTTGCCATGCGCCTGGGTGTCGACCCGCGCAAGGCCGACCAGATGGTCCGCAGCACCGTGATCCTTCCGCACGGCACCGGTAAGACCGCTCGGGTCCTGGTCTTCGCGACCGGCGAGCGTGCCGAGGCCGCGCGTGCTGCGGGCGCCGACATCGTGGGCTCGGACGAGCTCATCGACGAGGTCGCCAAGGGCCGCCTGGACTTCGACGCCGTCGTCGCCACCCCGGACCTCATGGGCAAGGTCGGCCGCCTCGGCCGCGTGCTCGGCCCGCGTGGTCTGATGCCGAACCCGAAGACCGGCACCGTCACCCCCGATGTCGCCAAGGCTGTCAACGACATCAAGGGCGGCAAGATCGAGTTCCGCGTCGACAAGCACTCGAACCTGCACTTCATCATCGGTAAGGCCTCCTTCACCGACGAGCAGCTGGTCGAGAACTACGGCGCCGCGCTGGACGAGGTCCTCCGGGCCAAGCCGTCCGCCGCCAAGGGCCGTTACATCAAGAAGACCGCGGTCTCCACCACGATCGGCCCCGGCATCCAGGTCGACCCGAACCGCACCCGGAACCTCCTCGTCGAGGAGGACCCGGCCGCCGTCTGA
- the rplJ gene encoding 50S ribosomal protein L10 encodes MARPDKAAAVAELTDKFRASNATLLTEYRGLTVKQVKTLRRSLGDNAQYAVVKNTLTKIAANEAGISELDDLFSGPTAVAFVTGDPVESAKALRDFAKDNPALIIKGGVLDGKALSADDIKKLADLESREVLLAKFAGAMKAKQSQAVALFQALPSKLVRTVDALRDKVEQGGAGAPAPAAEDEAAE; translated from the coding sequence ATGGCAAGGCCCGACAAGGCTGCTGCCGTCGCCGAGCTCACGGACAAGTTCCGTGCCTCGAACGCGACGCTGCTCACCGAGTACCGCGGTCTCACGGTGAAGCAGGTCAAGACCCTGCGTCGCTCGCTGGGGGACAACGCCCAGTACGCCGTGGTGAAGAACACGCTGACCAAGATTGCGGCCAATGAGGCCGGGATCTCCGAGCTGGACGACCTGTTCTCGGGTCCGACGGCTGTTGCCTTCGTCACCGGTGACCCGGTGGAGTCGGCGAAGGCTCTGCGTGACTTCGCCAAGGACAACCCCGCACTCATCATCAAGGGCGGTGTCCTTGACGGTAAGGCGCTGTCCGCCGATGACATCAAGAAGCTCGCGGACCTCGAGTCCCGCGAGGTGCTGCTCGCCAAGTTCGCGGGTGCCATGAAGGCCAAGCAGTCCCAGGCTGTTGCGCTCTTCCAGGCTCTCCCGTCGAAGCTCGTCCGCACCGTGGACGCGCTTCGCGACAAGGTCGAGCAGGGCGGTGCCGGTGCGCCGGCTCCCGCCGCCGAGGACGAGGCCGCCGAATAA
- a CDS encoding UDP-N-acetylmuramate dehydrogenase: MLVELDAPLAPLTTLRLGGPARRLVTAATDEEVIATVRAADLAAEPLLVIGGGSNLVIGDQGFDGTVLRIATTGFALDGVDLELAAGEVWSDAVARAVDAGLAGIEFLAGIPGSAGATPVQNVGAYGQEVASGITEVVAYDRRADEVVTLTNAECGFSYRHSRFKADPERYVVLRVRFRLEDADGQSTPVRYAEVARTLGVEAGERVALRTAYKTVLGLRAGKGMVLDPADHDTWSAGSFFTNPVLTADQYADFLTRLGERTAPAYPAPDGCTKTSAAWLIDQAGFGKGYGTGAATLSTKHTLALTNRGTASTADLLGLAREIRDGVRTAFGVDLVNEPVMIGVAL; this comes from the coding sequence GTGCTTGTTGAACTGGACGCCCCCCTCGCCCCGCTGACCACCCTCCGGCTCGGTGGTCCGGCCCGTCGGCTGGTGACCGCCGCCACGGACGAAGAGGTCATCGCGACCGTCCGGGCCGCGGACCTGGCCGCCGAACCGCTGCTGGTGATCGGCGGCGGCTCCAACCTGGTGATCGGCGACCAGGGCTTCGACGGGACGGTGCTGCGGATCGCCACCACCGGCTTCGCCCTGGACGGTGTCGACCTGGAGCTGGCCGCCGGCGAGGTCTGGTCCGACGCGGTGGCCCGGGCGGTGGACGCCGGACTGGCCGGCATCGAGTTCCTGGCCGGCATCCCCGGCTCGGCCGGCGCCACTCCGGTGCAGAACGTCGGCGCGTACGGCCAGGAGGTGGCGAGCGGGATCACCGAGGTGGTCGCCTACGACCGCCGGGCCGACGAGGTGGTCACGCTGACCAACGCGGAGTGCGGCTTCTCCTACCGGCACAGCCGCTTCAAGGCCGACCCCGAGCGGTACGTGGTGCTGCGGGTCCGCTTCCGCCTGGAGGACGCCGACGGGCAGTCCACCCCGGTCCGCTACGCGGAGGTCGCCCGCACCCTGGGCGTCGAGGCCGGGGAGCGGGTCGCCCTGCGGACCGCGTACAAGACGGTGCTCGGCCTGAGGGCGGGCAAGGGCATGGTGCTCGACCCGGCGGACCACGACACCTGGTCGGCGGGCTCCTTCTTCACCAACCCGGTGCTGACGGCCGATCAGTACGCCGACTTCCTCACCCGACTGGGGGAGCGCACGGCGCCCGCCTACCCCGCGCCGGACGGATGCACCAAGACCTCCGCCGCCTGGCTGATCGACCAGGCCGGCTTCGGCAAGGGCTACGGAACGGGCGCCGCGACCCTCTCCACCAAGCACACCCTCGCCCTCACCAACCGGGGCACCGCGAGCACGGCCGACCTGCTCGGGCTGGCCCGCGAGATCCGCGACGGCGTTCGCACGGCGTTCGGCGTCGACCTCGTCAACGAACCCGTCATGATCGGCGTCGCACTCTAG
- the rplK gene encoding 50S ribosomal protein L11, with amino-acid sequence MPPKKKKVTGLIKLQIKAGAANPAPPVGPALGQHGVNIMEFCKAYNAATESQRGMIVPVEITVYEDRSFTFITKTPPAARLILKAAGVEKGSAEPHKTKVAKLTSAQVRDIATTKLPDLNANDLDAAEKIIAGTARSMGITVEG; translated from the coding sequence ATGCCTCCCAAGAAGAAGAAGGTCACGGGGCTTATCAAGCTCCAGATCAAGGCCGGCGCGGCCAACCCGGCTCCGCCGGTCGGCCCCGCGCTGGGTCAGCACGGCGTCAACATCATGGAGTTCTGCAAGGCCTACAACGCTGCGACCGAGTCGCAGCGCGGCATGATCGTGCCGGTGGAGATCACGGTCTACGAGGACCGTTCCTTCACCTTCATCACGAAGACGCCGCCGGCCGCGCGCCTCATCCTGAAGGCCGCCGGCGTGGAGAAGGGCTCGGCCGAGCCGCACAAGACCAAGGTCGCGAAGCTCACCAGCGCCCAGGTCCGCGACATCGCCACCACCAAGCTCCCCGACCTGAACGCCAACGACCTGGACGCGGCGGAGAAGATCATCGCCGGCACCGCCCGGTCGATGGGCATCACCGTCGAGGGCTGA
- the nusG gene encoding transcription termination/antitermination protein NusG: MSESPLYDADETVREADVAAEAADVEDAEQILDAVDADQDEVEAADEAEAGVPAEQDAVHELTEDEAFAEDETEDADETETAEDEDEVEAEDAEVEAEDEEEIDPVVAFREQLRTAPGEWYVIHTYAGYENRVKQNLEQRAVSLNVEDYIFESAVPQEEVVQIKNGDRKTVRQNKLPGYVLVRMDLTPESWGVVRNTPGVTGFVGNAYDPYPLTLDEVVKMLAPDVERDAAKAAGKASPHRPVEVQVLDFEVGDSVTVTDGPFATLQATINEINPDSKKVKGLVEIFGRETPVELSFDQIQKN; the protein is encoded by the coding sequence GTGTCTGAGTCCCCCCTGTACGACGCCGACGAGACCGTCCGCGAGGCGGATGTCGCGGCCGAGGCTGCTGACGTCGAGGACGCCGAGCAGATCCTGGACGCGGTCGACGCCGACCAGGACGAGGTCGAGGCTGCGGACGAGGCCGAGGCGGGCGTGCCGGCCGAGCAGGACGCGGTGCACGAGCTGACCGAGGACGAGGCCTTCGCGGAGGACGAGACCGAGGACGCCGACGAGACCGAGACCGCCGAGGACGAGGACGAGGTCGAGGCGGAGGACGCCGAGGTCGAGGCCGAGGACGAGGAAGAGATCGACCCGGTCGTCGCCTTCCGGGAGCAGCTGCGCACCGCGCCGGGCGAGTGGTACGTGATCCACACCTACGCCGGCTACGAGAACCGGGTGAAGCAGAACCTGGAGCAGCGCGCCGTCTCGCTGAACGTCGAGGACTACATCTTCGAGTCCGCCGTTCCGCAGGAGGAGGTCGTCCAGATCAAGAACGGCGACCGCAAGACCGTCCGGCAGAACAAGCTCCCCGGCTACGTGCTGGTCCGGATGGACCTCACCCCCGAGTCCTGGGGCGTCGTGCGCAACACCCCGGGTGTCACCGGCTTCGTCGGCAACGCCTACGACCCGTACCCGCTGACCCTGGACGAGGTCGTCAAGATGCTCGCCCCCGACGTCGAGCGCGACGCGGCCAAGGCCGCCGGCAAGGCGTCCCCGCACCGTCCGGTCGAGGTCCAGGTGCTCGACTTCGAGGTCGGCGACTCGGTCACCGTCACCGACGGTCCGTTCGCCACCCTGCAGGCGACCATCAACGAGATCAACCCGGACTCGAAGAAGGTCAAGGGCCTGGTCGAGATCTTCGGCCGGGAGACCCCGGTCGAGCTGTCGTTCGACCAGATCCAGAAGAACTAG